A part of Pectobacterium cacticida genomic DNA contains:
- a CDS encoding biotin-independent malonate decarboxylase subunit beta has protein sequence MRDDRSFIELKARERARWLLDDGSYRELLDPFDGIISPWLGPQGIVPQSDDGMVVAKGTINGQPAVVIAIEGAFQGGSMGEVSGAKMAAALELAAEDNRNGIPTQAVLCLETGGVRLQEANLGLAAIADIHAAIVDLRRYTPVIGVVAGTVGCFGGMSIAAALCSYLIVTREARLGLNGPQVIEQEAGVEEYDSRDRPFIWSMTGGEVRYQSGLVDALVGDGVNAVKQAVNAAIAQGVPHKHRTDNYAWYLERLTRFDTSKQADAEQIKQLFGEDRS, from the coding sequence ATGCGTGACGATCGTAGCTTTATCGAACTGAAAGCACGCGAACGTGCCCGCTGGTTACTGGATGACGGCAGCTACCGTGAACTGCTCGACCCCTTTGACGGCATTATTTCACCGTGGTTAGGGCCGCAGGGCATCGTCCCGCAGTCTGATGACGGCATGGTGGTCGCCAAAGGCACGATCAACGGTCAGCCTGCCGTTGTGATTGCGATCGAAGGCGCTTTTCAGGGCGGTAGCATGGGGGAAGTCTCCGGGGCGAAGATGGCCGCCGCGCTTGAACTGGCGGCTGAAGATAACCGCAACGGCATTCCGACTCAGGCGGTGCTCTGCCTGGAAACCGGCGGCGTGCGCTTGCAGGAAGCCAACCTCGGCCTGGCGGCCATCGCCGATATTCACGCCGCGATCGTCGATCTCCGGCGTTACACACCGGTGATTGGCGTTGTGGCAGGCACCGTCGGCTGCTTTGGCGGGATGTCCATCGCCGCCGCGCTGTGCAGCTACCTGATCGTAACCCGCGAAGCGCGCCTTGGCTTAAACGGCCCGCAGGTTATCGAACAGGAAGCAGGGGTTGAAGAGTATGACTCCCGCGATCGCCCCTTTATCTGGAGCATGACCGGCGGTGAAGTGCGTTATCAGAGTGGTCTGGTGGATGCGCTGGTGGGTGATGGCGTCAACGCCGTCAAACAAGCGGTCAATGCGGCGATCGCGCAAGGCGTACCGCACAAGCATCGTACCGATAACTACGCCTGGTATCTGGAACGACTGACTAGATTCGACACCAGCAAGCAGGCCGATGCCGAACAGATTAAACAACTTTTCGGGGAGGATCGCTCATGA
- the mdcC gene encoding malonate decarboxylase acyl carrier protein, which translates to MEHITLSFPATRTVSGKSLAGVVGSGDMEVLFTADEGKTLAIDITTSVDNSQRRWQSLFDRLSALNGLPAGKLQIHDFGATPGVARIRIEQVFEEVSHA; encoded by the coding sequence ATGGAACACATTACGTTGTCATTTCCGGCAACCCGTACCGTCAGCGGTAAATCGCTGGCCGGCGTGGTTGGTTCCGGCGATATGGAAGTGCTGTTTACCGCCGATGAAGGGAAGACGTTGGCTATCGATATCACCACCTCCGTCGATAATAGTCAGCGCCGCTGGCAGTCGCTTTTCGACCGACTAAGCGCGCTCAACGGCTTGCCTGCCGGGAAACTACAGATCCACGATTTCGGTGCGACGCCGGGCGTGGCGCGCATTCGTATTGAACAGGTGTTTGAGGAGGTGAGTCATGCGTGA
- a CDS encoding triphosphoribosyl-dephospho-CoA synthase, whose translation MKLQPQIGEERGARWLARVATLSLIEEACLSPKPGLVDSRGNGAHHDLTLSLMIRSAQSLTPTFQALALQSWGRPADIALRQTIGRLGREGERQMMAATGGVNTHRGAIWALGLLVCAAAMLANSGDSLAIAAEAARLANLPDSAAPKVFSKGLRATHRYRVPGAREEAQQGFPHVMKLALPQLRRSRERGATEAQARLDALMAIMTSLSDTCVLSRAGLEGLETMQYGARSVLDAGGTAEAAGRAALAALDKQMLALNASPGGAADLLAATLLVDCIACDAPSVTPLMQHTLI comes from the coding sequence ATGAAATTACAGCCACAGATCGGTGAGGAAAGGGGCGCTCGATGGCTTGCCAGGGTCGCGACCCTCAGCCTGATCGAAGAAGCGTGCTTAAGCCCGAAACCCGGTCTGGTGGATAGCCGGGGAAACGGCGCGCATCACGACCTTACGCTAAGCCTGATGATCCGCTCCGCTCAAAGCCTCACCCCAACATTTCAGGCACTGGCATTACAAAGCTGGGGACGTCCGGCGGATATCGCGCTGCGTCAGACTATCGGACGTCTGGGTCGCGAGGGCGAGCGGCAGATGATGGCGGCCACCGGCGGAGTAAACACCCACCGTGGCGCTATTTGGGCGTTGGGGCTGCTAGTTTGCGCCGCCGCCATGCTGGCCAATTCTGGGGACAGCCTGGCGATTGCCGCCGAGGCCGCCCGACTCGCCAACTTGCCGGACAGCGCGGCGCCGAAGGTTTTTAGTAAGGGGTTACGCGCGACGCATCGCTACCGCGTTCCCGGTGCGCGGGAAGAGGCGCAACAAGGGTTCCCGCATGTGATGAAACTGGCGTTGCCGCAGCTTCGTCGTAGCCGCGAACGGGGCGCGACAGAAGCGCAGGCGAGGCTGGATGCGCTGATGGCTATCATGACCTCGCTCTCCGACACCTGCGTGTTATCCCGCGCCGGTCTGGAGGGGCTGGAGACGATGCAATACGGCGCCCGTAGCGTGCTGGACGCAGGCGGCACGGCTGAGGCGGCAGGTCGGGCAGCGCTGGCCGCACTCGATAAGCAGATGCTGGCGCTCAACGCCTCACCGGGTGGCGCGGCCGATCTGCTGGCGGCCACGCTATTGGTTGACTGCATCGCCTGCGACGCGCCGTCAGTTACCCCACTTATGCAACATACATTAATTTAA